From the genome of Rhodobacteraceae bacterium Araon29, one region includes:
- a CDS encoding MBL fold metallo-hydrolase: MTNDYVTLLGTKGGPAVRTGSSLPTSNLIVLNGQLMVFDCALGVTKGLIDQGIQLRNLSLIFISHLHSDHYLELGPLLHTAWTAGLKTKVDIYGPAGIDDYWVGFLASMKADIDLRIEDEGRPDLRDLVEIHVIDAGHVMEREGVSVSAIRTEHPPLIDTFALSFKTNQTHVVFSGDTARLEALEDFARGADLLIHEAMLESALPALMARIGNGSEKLMEHWLRSHTFAHDAAITAANAGAKRLALSHLIPSDDPGYGPKDWEEACAGHYEGELIIGQDGIKIDL; encoded by the coding sequence ATGACCAATGATTATGTAACCCTGTTGGGCACCAAAGGCGGCCCTGCTGTCCGCACCGGCTCTTCTTTGCCCACTTCGAACCTTATTGTTCTAAATGGACAACTCATGGTTTTTGATTGCGCGCTTGGGGTAACAAAAGGATTGATTGATCAGGGAATTCAGTTGCGTAATCTCTCCTTGATCTTCATCTCGCATCTGCATTCAGACCATTACCTCGAACTCGGGCCTTTGCTTCACACCGCATGGACTGCAGGCCTAAAGACCAAAGTAGACATCTATGGCCCTGCTGGCATTGACGACTATTGGGTTGGGTTCCTTGCTTCGATGAAGGCTGACATTGATCTTCGTATAGAAGACGAAGGTCGCCCAGATTTGCGAGACCTCGTAGAAATCCACGTGATCGACGCCGGCCACGTAATGGAGCGAGAAGGTGTCTCAGTTTCGGCTATTCGAACCGAACATCCACCTCTGATCGATACTTTTGCCCTATCATTTAAGACAAACCAGACGCATGTTGTCTTCTCCGGTGACACAGCTCGGCTAGAAGCTCTTGAAGATTTTGCGCGCGGTGCGGATCTCTTGATACACGAAGCAATGCTGGAGTCCGCATTACCCGCTTTGATGGCGCGCATCGGGAACGGGTCAGAAAAACTGATGGAACACTGGCTGCGTTCGCATACATTTGCCCACGACGCGGCCATTACAGCGGCCAATGCAGGTGCAAAGCGGTTGGCGTTGTCCCATCTCATCCCGTCTGACGATCCAGGCTATGGGCCAAAAGACTGGGAAGAAGCCTGCGCTGGCCACTATGAGGGTGAGCTGATCATTGGCCAAGACGGCATAAAGATCGATCTATGA
- a CDS encoding aminotransferase class III-fold pyridoxal phosphate-dependent enzyme: MTRPVKELLADRIRLLGPNISTFYDDPVHFVKAEGVWLWDADGHKYLDCYNNVPHVGHCNPRVVDAICHQARTLNTHTRYLHEGILSYIERLTKTMDANLDTVILTCTGSEANDIALRMAETMTGKRGIIATDATYHGNTSLVSQLSKSNVPTVGFGLGQYFRFVEAPDSYRHPDPDGTIFAAKVADQITGLEEDGTGFACLVVCPYFLNEGFPDHPDGWLKSVAEVVRKAGGLLICDEVQSGFGRTGTHMWAHEKMGVVPDVVVLGKPMANGHPVGGVVANGDVVTAFRKGYRYFNTFGGNPVSCAAAMAVLHEIDDKGLVANACSVGEYARERMDDLAARHEVIGDVRGSGLIFGAEMVKDRATKVPASEFTDRVINALRHRGIILSKLGRYKNTLKIRPPMPFSKENAELLFDTLETVLSETRLNP, from the coding sequence ATGACTCGACCGGTCAAAGAATTGCTCGCTGATCGAATTCGACTTTTAGGGCCGAACATCTCGACTTTTTATGACGATCCGGTCCATTTTGTAAAAGCCGAGGGCGTTTGGCTTTGGGACGCGGACGGGCACAAGTATCTGGACTGCTATAACAACGTCCCCCATGTCGGACATTGCAATCCGCGGGTAGTGGATGCGATCTGCCATCAAGCCAGAACGCTAAACACACACACGCGCTATCTGCACGAAGGCATCCTATCCTATATTGAACGCCTCACTAAAACGATGGACGCGAACCTTGATACAGTAATCCTGACTTGCACGGGATCTGAGGCAAACGACATCGCCCTGCGGATGGCCGAGACGATGACAGGCAAGCGCGGCATCATCGCGACGGACGCCACCTACCATGGCAACACGTCACTTGTCAGCCAACTCAGCAAATCTAATGTCCCTACCGTGGGTTTTGGCCTTGGTCAGTATTTCCGTTTTGTGGAGGCGCCAGACAGCTACCGTCACCCAGATCCCGATGGAACAATCTTTGCTGCAAAAGTGGCCGACCAGATTACCGGGCTAGAGGAGGACGGCACCGGCTTTGCCTGCCTAGTTGTTTGTCCTTACTTTCTAAACGAAGGGTTTCCTGACCATCCAGATGGTTGGCTCAAATCAGTGGCCGAGGTAGTGCGCAAAGCAGGCGGCCTGTTAATTTGTGACGAAGTCCAATCGGGGTTTGGTCGCACCGGCACCCATATGTGGGCCCATGAAAAGATGGGCGTAGTGCCCGATGTAGTGGTGCTTGGCAAACCTATGGCTAACGGTCATCCCGTAGGTGGCGTCGTCGCGAATGGCGATGTTGTGACCGCCTTTCGCAAAGGCTACCGATATTTCAACACTTTCGGTGGCAACCCCGTATCTTGTGCGGCTGCAATGGCTGTATTGCATGAAATCGACGACAAAGGTCTTGTCGCCAATGCCTGTTCTGTCGGTGAGTACGCCCGTGAGCGAATGGATGACCTCGCTGCGCGCCATGAAGTAATCGGTGATGTACGCGGTTCTGGCCTGATATTCGGTGCCGAGATGGTTAAAGATCGCGCTACCAAAGTGCCCGCATCCGAGTTCACCGACCGTGTCATCAACGCCCTGCGGCACCGCGGGATTATCTTGTCCAAACTGGGCCGTTACAAGAATACCCTGAAAATTCGCCCTCCAATGCCATTTTCGAAAGAGAACGCGGAATTGCTCTTCGATACGCTCGAAACTGTTCTGTCTGAAACCCGGTTAAACCCATGA
- a CDS encoding phosphotransferase codes for MNTAEKALTFWGLDGATVILVAARENTVFCVNNDQHCYALRLHRKGYRTNRELLAELDWMAMLDRAGLSVPAPIASLDGSHLQIVDEVQVDVLTWLHGETLDAALPNMDQTTRKTLFRQIGYDMARMHNAIDAWPQSVHCDRPAWNSEGLLGDAPLWDRFWENAALSTEQKTQFVAFREYAVSKLTTIAPKLDYGLIHADLVPANIMVSTDTLHFIDFDDGGFGFRLFEVATALLKHNAASDYNALSEALIDGYTSLRPLDVTHLPLFLALRAATYVGWNISRSAEDPTGKRNTRFVVQTEDLIRDYMATL; via the coding sequence ATGAACACGGCCGAGAAAGCTCTTACGTTTTGGGGGCTTGATGGAGCAACTGTCATCCTAGTAGCGGCACGTGAGAACACGGTATTCTGCGTCAATAATGACCAGCACTGTTATGCATTGCGATTGCACAGGAAAGGCTATCGAACCAACAGAGAATTGCTAGCTGAACTAGATTGGATGGCCATGCTGGATCGCGCGGGACTGTCGGTGCCCGCCCCAATCGCGAGCCTTGACGGGTCACACCTCCAGATAGTTGATGAAGTGCAGGTCGATGTGCTGACATGGCTACACGGCGAGACCCTGGATGCGGCCTTGCCAAACATGGACCAAACGACCCGCAAGACTTTGTTCCGACAGATTGGTTATGACATGGCCCGCATGCATAATGCGATTGATGCTTGGCCTCAATCCGTCCATTGCGACCGCCCAGCTTGGAATTCTGAAGGGTTGTTGGGAGATGCGCCGCTTTGGGATCGGTTCTGGGAGAATGCCGCCCTTTCTACTGAGCAAAAAACACAGTTTGTGGCATTTCGCGAATACGCGGTATCCAAACTCACCACCATCGCGCCAAAGCTCGACTACGGTTTGATCCACGCTGACCTGGTGCCCGCGAATATTATGGTCTCAACCGATACACTGCACTTTATCGATTTTGACGATGGGGGATTTGGATTTCGGTTATTCGAGGTTGCTACCGCGCTCCTCAAGCACAACGCAGCATCCGACTATAATGCGCTAAGCGAAGCCTTGATTGATGGCTATACATCGTTGCGCCCACTGGACGTGACACATTTACCACTTTTTCTTGCATTAAGAGCGGCGACTTATGTCGGCTGGAACATTTCCCGCTCCGCAGAAGACCCGACCGGCAAGCGGAATACCCGTTTTGTCGTCCAAACTGAAGACTTGATCAGAGATTATATGGCAACGCTCTGA
- a CDS encoding tripartite tricarboxylate transporter TctB family protein, translated as MSRVKKLQTLFKRYRRPGDIVFAWAVLVVSVFLLSQLMDQTAWRNGGKLFAQPRFWPAVSLGSMALFGAFHLIGSALSERIEGRWQEVWLWITSLEYAGWFIGYAFLVPYAGYLPSTILVAIALTLRVGYRKLSTLSIAALSAFIIVLLFKIFLKVKLPSGLIYESLPDGLRQIMLTYF; from the coding sequence TTGTCGCGCGTGAAAAAACTCCAAACCTTATTCAAACGCTACCGCAGACCGGGGGATATTGTGTTTGCTTGGGCAGTTTTGGTGGTATCTGTTTTTCTTTTGTCGCAACTGATGGATCAAACAGCGTGGCGCAACGGTGGTAAGCTGTTTGCACAGCCGCGATTTTGGCCCGCCGTTTCGCTAGGTAGTATGGCCCTCTTTGGAGCATTCCATTTGATAGGATCAGCCCTGTCCGAACGCATTGAAGGGCGTTGGCAAGAAGTTTGGCTGTGGATCACATCGCTTGAATATGCTGGCTGGTTTATCGGTTATGCCTTCTTAGTGCCATATGCGGGTTATTTGCCGTCGACAATATTGGTTGCTATAGCGTTGACACTAAGGGTTGGCTATCGAAAGCTGTCAACACTTAGCATCGCTGCGCTTTCTGCATTCATTATTGTCTTGCTGTTCAAGATATTTCTCAAGGTCAAATTGCCATCTGGCCTGATCTACGAAAGTCTGCCCGACGGGCTTCGCCAGATTATGTTGACCTATTTTTAA
- a CDS encoding helix-turn-helix domain-containing protein, with amino-acid sequence MSSAVKALMLLSHFSATRPEIGLSQLCRIAGRDKSTTYRYLQALETAGFVEQNSTTKQYRLGPALLQLAQVREETVPRKDGAKSALSILAGATGETAHVTVLSGKTLYGLCHCESPKNGIRAVIDLNIFPLHATASGLCALAFGPTELFEVAAASLEKFTEHTPIDEDSLTSNVNTVRANGFGYANQSYEAEIQGVSAPLFDHHGLAGTVAVACVASRFSRDIEEKIKSELVIAARDITRNWGGKIPSQIEDSWARTLSFSSELEQTL; translated from the coding sequence ATGTCTTCTGCCGTCAAAGCATTGATGCTTCTTTCACATTTCTCTGCCACTAGGCCAGAGATTGGGCTGTCGCAGTTGTGTCGCATCGCTGGGCGGGACAAGTCGACGACTTACAGATACCTCCAGGCCCTTGAAACTGCTGGATTTGTTGAACAGAATTCAACGACGAAGCAATATCGGCTTGGCCCTGCTTTATTGCAACTAGCGCAGGTCCGTGAAGAAACAGTTCCGCGAAAAGATGGAGCAAAATCCGCCTTGTCAATTCTCGCGGGCGCCACCGGCGAAACAGCACATGTGACGGTCTTGTCAGGCAAAACGTTGTACGGATTGTGTCACTGTGAATCACCCAAAAATGGCATCCGAGCGGTCATTGACTTAAATATATTTCCACTACATGCGACGGCATCAGGTTTGTGCGCATTGGCTTTTGGGCCCACCGAATTGTTCGAGGTGGCTGCTGCATCCTTAGAAAAATTCACCGAACATACACCAATCGACGAGGATAGTCTTACATCCAATGTGAATACTGTCCGCGCCAACGGTTTTGGCTACGCCAATCAAAGCTATGAAGCTGAAATCCAGGGCGTGTCCGCTCCTTTGTTTGACCACCACGGTCTTGCCGGCACCGTTGCGGTAGCCTGCGTAGCGTCACGGTTTTCACGTGACATTGAAGAGAAAATAAAATCAGAATTGGTCATCGCCGCACGCGACATAACCCGCAATTGGGGTGGAAAAATTCCCTCCCAAATTGAGGATTCATGGGCCCGTACACTCTCATTTTCGAGCGAATTGGAACAAACATTATGA
- a CDS encoding aminotransferase class III-fold pyridoxal phosphate-dependent enzyme: MKDSNFLKENNGRLMWHPMTSPQDSTDNPPKIITCSDGVSITDIDGHRVVDGVGGLWNVNLGYSCQPVKDAISKQLDMLPYYSTFRGTTNDVSIELSFELSEFFAPDGLSRAFFTSGGSDSVETSLRLARQYHKLRGEAGRTKFLSLKKGYHGTHIGSASVNGNANFRNAYEPLLPGCFHIPAPYTYRNPFNETDPEKLAQLCLQALEDEIAFQGANTIAAMIMEPILGAGGVIPPHHSFAPAVQEICNRNGILLITDEVITAYGRTGAWSGARLWGIQPDMMATAKAITNGYFPFGAVMLGERMIDVFEGNPDAKIGHGYTYSGHPVGAAAALACLAETKRLNVIENAAARGTQIYDGCMELMKKYNVIGDVRGGHGLMTAMEMVSDRTTKKPIDGGTAQTVQEVAYQNGAMVRVSGPNLILSPPLVLSEADAITILTALDAGFAAI, encoded by the coding sequence ATGAAAGACTCAAACTTTCTGAAAGAAAACAATGGCCGCTTGATGTGGCATCCGATGACATCTCCCCAAGATAGCACCGACAACCCACCCAAGATTATCACTTGCAGCGACGGCGTTTCCATCACTGACATTGACGGGCACCGTGTAGTCGATGGCGTCGGTGGTCTTTGGAACGTGAACCTTGGCTATTCCTGCCAACCAGTAAAGGATGCAATCTCAAAGCAGCTGGACATGCTGCCTTATTATTCGACTTTCCGCGGCACAACCAATGATGTTTCCATCGAACTGTCTTTTGAGCTCAGCGAATTCTTCGCGCCTGATGGCCTCAGCCGCGCGTTCTTTACCTCTGGCGGGTCAGACAGCGTCGAGACATCCCTTCGCCTCGCAAGACAATATCACAAATTGCGCGGTGAAGCGGGGCGCACCAAATTTTTGAGCCTTAAAAAAGGGTATCATGGCACCCACATCGGAAGCGCATCCGTCAACGGAAACGCGAACTTTCGCAATGCCTACGAACCCCTGCTGCCCGGCTGCTTCCATATTCCCGCACCTTATACTTACCGCAATCCTTTTAACGAAACGGATCCAGAAAAATTGGCGCAGCTTTGCCTGCAGGCGCTTGAAGACGAGATCGCATTTCAAGGTGCTAACACGATCGCAGCGATGATCATGGAGCCTATTCTTGGCGCAGGAGGTGTAATTCCGCCCCACCATAGCTTTGCTCCAGCTGTGCAGGAAATCTGTAACCGCAATGGCATTCTACTTATTACCGATGAAGTCATCACCGCCTATGGTCGCACTGGCGCATGGTCTGGTGCGCGTCTTTGGGGAATTCAACCTGACATGATGGCGACCGCCAAAGCCATTACTAACGGCTACTTCCCTTTTGGTGCAGTCATGCTAGGGGAACGGATGATCGATGTGTTCGAAGGTAACCCTGACGCCAAAATCGGCCACGGCTACACCTATTCTGGGCACCCGGTAGGTGCTGCGGCTGCACTCGCTTGTCTGGCAGAAACCAAAAGGCTGAACGTGATCGAAAACGCCGCCGCACGTGGCACCCAGATTTATGACGGATGCATGGAACTGATGAAGAAATACAACGTGATCGGTGATGTACGTGGCGGACACGGCCTGATGACTGCGATGGAAATGGTCAGCGACCGCACGACCAAGAAACCGATTGATGGGGGCACTGCACAGACAGTGCAGGAGGTCGCCTATCAGAATGGCGCAATGGTCCGCGTCTCAGGCCCGAACCTAATTCTTTCGCCGCCTTTGGTGCTATCCGAAGCTGACGCCATCACCATACTAACTGCGCTCGATGCTGGTTTTGCTGCTATTTGA
- a CDS encoding tripartite tricarboxylate transporter substrate binding protein, with amino-acid sequence MFKLTKSVTAIALAVASFSSAAKAEYPEKPVEFIVPWPPGDLEDVLTRMIAEDFSEAYGVPAAVVNKPGGGGGPFPGAIEVANAPADGYTVGSFIIAIPVVGPQIGIPELNPDPFVPLGNFLTYPFVIAAGGNAEYSTMKELAAHAKDNDVVLGHFGAPLVPTQVTMGLAKEMGFSYASDAAFDMLDCNTLASGDVDVINTTLQLILPCLDDLNVLASIGSERISLTPDAPTVAELVPSLNVALWNGLFVHADTPKDVQEKIIAVAKETVMSERAQALAAETGASVYWQSAEEVEAQIAKDIETLAGIETMLAE; translated from the coding sequence ATGTTTAAGCTAACCAAATCTGTTACGGCAATTGCGCTTGCCGTGGCTTCCTTCTCGAGCGCTGCGAAAGCGGAATACCCGGAAAAACCTGTTGAGTTCATCGTGCCATGGCCTCCTGGTGACCTCGAAGACGTGCTGACGCGAATGATTGCGGAAGATTTCTCGGAAGCTTACGGCGTCCCAGCAGCTGTTGTTAACAAGCCCGGCGGTGGCGGGGGTCCGTTCCCTGGTGCGATCGAGGTTGCGAACGCGCCGGCTGACGGTTACACGGTCGGGTCGTTCATCATCGCTATCCCCGTCGTCGGTCCGCAGATCGGTATTCCTGAGCTAAACCCCGACCCATTCGTACCGCTTGGTAACTTCCTCACATACCCGTTTGTGATCGCCGCTGGTGGGAATGCCGAGTATTCCACAATGAAAGAGCTGGCGGCTCATGCGAAGGATAACGATGTCGTCTTGGGTCACTTCGGGGCACCGCTAGTACCAACGCAGGTCACCATGGGTTTGGCCAAGGAAATGGGTTTCTCCTATGCCTCTGACGCAGCATTTGATATGCTCGATTGCAACACATTGGCTTCTGGCGACGTAGACGTGATCAACACTACTCTGCAGCTGATCCTGCCATGCCTTGACGACCTTAACGTGTTGGCCTCCATCGGATCCGAGCGAATTTCGCTGACACCTGACGCGCCAACTGTTGCTGAACTTGTTCCTTCGCTCAACGTCGCATTGTGGAACGGTCTGTTCGTCCATGCGGATACGCCTAAGGATGTACAAGAAAAAATCATTGCTGTTGCTAAAGAGACAGTTATGTCTGAACGCGCGCAGGCTCTGGCTGCTGAAACTGGCGCTTCGGTCTACTGGCAGTCTGCCGAGGAGGTAGAAGCGCAGATCGCTAAGGACATCGAAACCCTCGCTGGTATCGAAACGATGTTGGCCGAGTAA
- a CDS encoding TRAP transporter fused permease subunit has protein sequence MVYILALVFIVIGIVNSTPVIPGWDAMWQKITGIEKLKTRAFATEWFYPLIFFIMMLLVALNHSIWRAWQGRSYAWLGAFMDSALIISAAVISLTYLIEIDSVCLIDSLNGERARIMAETLKAEIALAETMGLPAPDTVEDPKCVSTTGVWLVLIMGLSIVVFLGYNIKVWGLPLVLVAIGVAAYTIGTVFVWYFHGPDDINKYFMTKMGGEPRQFIDGVPNVHDALVNTASGILGRFMNVIMNMVFPYIILGALFGKSAGGKTLIKLAFRWTRKLRGGPAHAAIVSSAMFGTISGGPVVNVLSTGVLTIPMMVKRGFSKVFAGGMEAAASSGGSIMPPVMGVAAFVLAAMTGVPYRDVIIAATLPAIAYFLCLFLSASFQARKQGIEAFGDLTDDMHISGKDILHLCQIFLPILLILIFLLTPKDLVGCGALGWIFGAEVLATDSGCKVVSLPWVLQVFQNAAGDAGATGWWAALFVAVLLFLDKEFRKSPSKLADALAEAGIVVSTLYLMLLAVTVIDVCLNFTGVAKFVAIDVLQFLQALDFDGGGSAIFQLVALMITMLLAVLLGMGMPAVPAYINVALLMGPMLIGLGIANFTAHMFIFYFAIASAITPPVALAAFAASTITKAEPMATGFSAVRSGIVMFAIPFVFAFYPELLLVDQALIDPSSSSGARLPGYENGIQIGTLMWLLARLILALYLVASALAGHDAKPLPFIWIVIRLATAAAILVKPEMVHFAGIAFAIVILALHHLSVRWMRPE, from the coding sequence ATGGTTTACATCCTTGCGTTGGTTTTTATTGTTATAGGCATCGTCAACAGCACGCCCGTTATCCCTGGTTGGGATGCGATGTGGCAAAAAATAACAGGAATTGAGAAACTCAAAACGCGCGCGTTTGCAACCGAATGGTTCTACCCGCTTATCTTTTTTATCATGATGCTCTTAGTCGCGCTGAATCATTCGATTTGGCGGGCATGGCAAGGACGCTCCTACGCTTGGTTGGGCGCTTTTATGGACTCGGCACTCATTATATCAGCAGCCGTGATTTCTCTGACCTATTTGATTGAGATCGACAGCGTTTGTCTGATTGACAGTCTGAACGGTGAGCGTGCCCGTATTATGGCCGAAACGCTAAAGGCTGAAATTGCATTAGCCGAAACGATGGGCCTGCCAGCGCCCGACACTGTCGAAGATCCCAAATGTGTTTCAACAACAGGTGTGTGGCTGGTGCTGATAATGGGCCTATCGATCGTTGTTTTTCTTGGCTACAACATCAAAGTCTGGGGTCTGCCGTTGGTATTAGTCGCGATCGGCGTTGCCGCTTATACTATTGGCACAGTTTTTGTTTGGTACTTCCATGGCCCAGACGACATTAATAAATATTTTATGACCAAAATGGGCGGTGAGCCGCGTCAGTTTATCGACGGTGTACCCAACGTGCATGATGCGCTGGTGAACACCGCGTCGGGAATTTTAGGCCGCTTCATGAACGTTATCATGAATATGGTTTTTCCTTACATCATCCTTGGCGCGCTCTTTGGCAAATCGGCGGGTGGCAAAACACTCATCAAGCTAGCTTTCAGATGGACCCGCAAACTTCGCGGCGGTCCTGCACATGCAGCAATCGTCAGCTCAGCGATGTTTGGAACCATTTCAGGTGGCCCGGTAGTTAACGTTTTATCAACTGGTGTGCTAACAATTCCGATGATGGTCAAACGCGGCTTTTCAAAAGTTTTTGCAGGAGGTATGGAAGCCGCTGCGTCCTCGGGTGGATCGATCATGCCACCCGTCATGGGGGTCGCTGCATTTGTCCTGGCGGCGATGACCGGCGTACCTTACCGCGACGTCATTATCGCCGCCACATTGCCTGCAATCGCTTACTTCTTATGTCTGTTCCTCAGTGCTAGCTTTCAGGCACGCAAGCAAGGGATTGAAGCGTTTGGTGATCTAACAGACGACATGCATATTTCCGGCAAAGATATCCTTCACCTGTGTCAAATATTCCTGCCGATCCTGCTTATCTTAATCTTTCTATTAACGCCCAAAGATCTGGTCGGTTGCGGTGCATTGGGCTGGATTTTTGGCGCAGAAGTACTGGCAACAGACAGTGGCTGTAAGGTTGTATCGCTACCGTGGGTTTTACAGGTTTTTCAGAATGCTGCGGGGGATGCCGGTGCCACGGGTTGGTGGGCGGCACTCTTTGTCGCGGTTCTTTTGTTTTTGGACAAGGAATTTCGCAAAAGCCCGAGTAAGCTTGCGGATGCTTTGGCCGAGGCGGGCATCGTCGTTTCAACGCTCTATCTCATGTTGCTAGCGGTCACAGTGATCGACGTTTGTTTGAATTTCACCGGGGTTGCAAAGTTTGTCGCAATCGATGTTTTGCAGTTTTTGCAAGCCCTTGATTTCGATGGCGGTGGTTCAGCGATTTTCCAACTTGTCGCGCTAATGATCACCATGTTGCTGGCTGTGCTTTTGGGTATGGGCATGCCTGCGGTTCCCGCCTACATCAACGTCGCCCTACTTATGGGACCGATGTTGATCGGCCTTGGTATCGCGAATTTCACCGCTCATATGTTCATCTTCTATTTCGCGATTGCGTCAGCGATTACACCGCCGGTTGCTCTTGCTGCCTTTGCGGCGTCAACCATCACCAAAGCTGAGCCGATGGCGACCGGTTTCAGTGCTGTGCGATCCGGTATCGTCATGTTTGCAATCCCGTTTGTATTCGCGTTCTATCCAGAACTTCTGCTGGTTGATCAGGCGCTTATCGATCCATCGAGTTCGTCAGGGGCGCGGCTACCAGGATATGAAAACGGTATTCAAATTGGCACCTTGATGTGGCTCCTTGCTCGACTTATTTTGGCACTTTACCTCGTTGCAAGCGCTTTAGCGGGGCATGATGCAAAGCCGTTGCCCTTCATTTGGATCGTAATACGTCTTGCTACGGCTGCTGCCATTTTGGTGAAACCAGAAATGGTCCACTTCGCTGGCATTGCTTTCGCCATTGTGATCCTTGCACTGCACCATCTAAGCGTGCGATGGATGCGACCAGAATAG
- a CDS encoding sulfatase-like hydrolase/transferase — MAKQPNFLFIITDQQRADWLGCYGHPILKTPNIDKIASQGTRFDNFHTASPVCMPNRASLLTGRYPSLHGLRYNGCTLPENATTFVDLLADNGYNTATIGKSHLQPFTDLQPMARNIGTSTSTTEAWKKELPTQYQEAPSNYQGEDAYEIRTPYYGYKHVDMVTSHGDRCGGHYQQWFRKNAPNWQALHDPINELPHNYSCPQAYRTPIPEDLYPTAYVRDRTIDYIQSQEDEDAPFFAFISFPDPHHPFNPPGKYWDMYSPEDFDVSLPFDAHQNPTKPMRWLYENWKSGVAQVTAQTAMILTDQQLKEAMALTAGMMAFVDDAVGDIVTALEQSGMMNDTVICYNSDHGDYLGDYNMLLKGALQFRSITRVPFIWSDPDRRTPSASDALCSTVDLASTILERAGIEPFNGNQGLSFLPATKGEDGPRKEALIEYNDGGNRLGFEAPARVRSLVTDRWRYSVYRDQPWGELYDLKNDPYETHNLWDDEAHKKIRAHMSERLTHHLIAQMDESPMSDRLA; from the coding sequence ATGGCTAAACAACCGAATTTCCTTTTCATTATTACCGACCAACAACGTGCCGATTGGCTGGGTTGCTATGGTCACCCCATTTTAAAAACCCCGAATATCGATAAAATCGCGTCACAAGGCACACGGTTTGATAATTTCCATACTGCGTCTCCGGTGTGCATGCCCAACAGGGCGTCACTTTTGACTGGTCGCTATCCCAGCTTACATGGGCTCCGTTACAATGGCTGCACCCTGCCTGAAAATGCGACAACATTCGTCGACTTGCTTGCAGACAACGGATACAACACCGCTACAATTGGCAAGAGCCATCTGCAACCTTTTACAGATTTGCAACCAATGGCTCGAAACATTGGAACCTCCACCTCGACGACTGAAGCTTGGAAAAAAGAGCTGCCAACGCAGTACCAAGAAGCACCTAGCAACTATCAAGGCGAAGACGCCTACGAAATAAGAACGCCCTACTACGGGTATAAACATGTAGATATGGTGACCAGTCACGGCGATCGCTGCGGCGGGCACTATCAACAGTGGTTTCGGAAAAACGCGCCTAATTGGCAAGCGCTCCACGATCCTATTAATGAGCTGCCGCATAACTATTCTTGCCCACAAGCTTACAGAACACCCATTCCTGAGGATCTATACCCAACGGCGTATGTTCGGGATCGAACAATTGATTATATCCAATCTCAAGAAGACGAAGATGCTCCGTTTTTTGCCTTTATCAGCTTTCCCGATCCCCATCATCCGTTTAATCCGCCTGGAAAGTACTGGGATATGTACAGCCCTGAGGACTTTGACGTTTCGCTTCCCTTCGATGCACACCAGAACCCAACCAAGCCCATGCGTTGGCTTTATGAAAACTGGAAGTCGGGTGTCGCGCAAGTGACCGCACAAACAGCGATGATTCTGACCGACCAACAATTGAAAGAAGCCATGGCCCTGACCGCAGGCATGATGGCATTTGTGGACGACGCTGTCGGAGACATCGTGACAGCGCTTGAACAAAGCGGCATGATGAACGATACGGTCATCTGCTATAATTCAGACCATGGTGATTATCTGGGAGACTACAATATGCTACTGAAAGGCGCGTTGCAGTTTCGGAGCATAACCCGTGTGCCGTTTATATGGTCCGATCCTGACCGTCGTACACCATCTGCAAGCGACGCGCTGTGCTCAACAGTGGATTTGGCCAGTACGATCCTTGAACGCGCGGGTATTGAGCCCTTTAACGGTAATCAGGGCTTGAGTTTTCTGCCTGCTACAAAAGGTGAAGACGGACCACGTAAAGAAGCGCTGATTGAATATAATGATGGTGGAAATCGCCTTGGATTTGAGGCCCCTGCAAGGGTGCGATCATTGGTGACCGATCGCTGGCGGTATTCCGTTTACCGCGATCAGCCTTGGGGGGAATTATATGATCTGAAGAACGACCCCTATGAAACCCACAACTTATGGGATGATGAGGCCCATAAGAAAATTCGCGCTCACATGTCCGAACGGTTGACCCACCACTTAATTGCACAAATGGATGAAAGTCCGATGTCAGATCGCTTAGCTTAG